A single window of Nicotiana sylvestris chromosome 3, ASM39365v2, whole genome shotgun sequence DNA harbors:
- the LOC104219416 gene encoding succinate dehydrogenase assembly factor 2, mitochondrial yields MANLRRALLFTIPRILNSSNGTSVAPSTLPFHNLYRPLAGTFSRFLSSNEASSPNIDLSNEESRRRLFNRLIYRSKQRGYLELDLVLGKWVEEHIQSMDENGISSLVHVLDLENPDLWKWLTGQEQPPDAISTNPVFSAVREKVMNNLDKHASPETRAVPGKPWVRGWDDIKRGRDAPIAGNQ; encoded by the exons ATGGCGAATTTAAGAAGGGCACTTCTCTTCACCATTCCTCGGATCCTCAATTCATCTAATGGGACATCTGTTGCACCCTccacgctcccatttcataatcttTACAG GCCTTTGGCTGGAACATTTTCGCGTTTCCTTTCTTCCAACGAGGCTTCATCGCCAAATATCGATCTCTCCAACGAAGAGAGCAGAAGACGTTTATTTAACAG GCTTATTTACCGTAGTAAACAAAGAGGGTATTTGGAGCTGGACCTTGTTCTGGGCAAATGGGTGGAGGAACATATACAATCCATGGACGAAAATGGAATTAGTTCCCTTGTTCATGTCCTTGACCTg GAGAATCCAGATTTGTGGAAGTGGTTGACTGGTCAGGAGCAACCCCCAGATGCAATAAGCACTAATCCA GTGTTTTCTGCTGTGCGTGAAAAGGTTATGAACAACCTTGACAAACATGCTTCTCCTGAGACTCGGGCTGTTCCAGGAAAACCTTGGGTTAGAGGATGGGATGATATCAAGAGAGGTCGAGATGCGCCTATTGCTGGAAATCAGTAG
- the LOC104221489 gene encoding uncharacterized protein, producing MALQTPTRIPATPLAPNGGNSGLRLPPNRLALKSSFFSPSVHLLLPPPPSSRAAPATAPKFSMRVASKQAYICRDCGYIYNDRTPFEKQPDKYFCPVCGAPKRRFRPYEPKVTKDANSTEVRKARKEQLKRDEAIGNALPIAIGVGVVALAALYFYVNNNS from the exons ATGGCCCTGCAAACACCCACTAGAATTCCCGCTACTCCTTTAGCTCCAAATGGTGGCAACAGTGGCCTTCGGCTGCCACCAAATCGTTTAGCTCTGAAATCTTCATTCTTTTCTCCATCTGTTCATCTATTGCTCCCACCTCCACCGTCGTCTCGTGCTGCTCCTGCTACTGCCCCTAAGTTTTCTATGCGTGTTGCCTCCAAGCAGGCTTATATTTGCCGGGATTGCGG GTACATTTACAATGACCGGACTCCTTTCGAGAAACAACCTGACAAATACTTCTGTCCTG TATGTGGAGCTCCTAAAAGAAGATTCAGGCCATATGAACCTAAAGTAACCAAAGATGCTAATTCCACAGAGGTTCGTAAGGCCAGGAAAGAACAGTTAAAAAGAGATGAGGCTATTGG GAATGCACTGCCTATTGCCATTGGAGTTGGAGTTGTTGCACTTGCTGCTTTATACTTCTACGTCAACAACAATTCCTAG
- the LOC104221490 gene encoding uncharacterized protein At4g14100-like: MLISVKPIAISALLLLLTASSLCFTLINASKSSDPIPTPWPKQFHSILFMNNTKGNLQVVDLWYDYPNGRNFNIIQNQLGKRLYDLEWDNGTSYYYTLDANKECRVMHFPVGILRPNWLQGGNYLGQRYMDGFLCNVWEKVDFIWYYEDVVTKRPVYWAFFTGMIAHVMTFEVGKVLEDPNWQAPVYCFKEAKEQEIDSFVSHDVSMGRLMGAAMDVSLLR; this comes from the exons ATGTTGATTTCAGTCAAACCCATTGCAATTTCCGCTCTCCTCCTCCTTCTAACGGCATCTTCTCTTTGCTTCACTTTAATTAATGCTTCAAAATCCAGCGACCCAATTCCTACCCCATGGCCAAAACAGTTCCACTCGATTCTCTTCATGAATAACACCAAAGGGAACCTTCAGGTTGTTGATTTGTGGTACGATTATCCCAATGGTAGGAACTTCAACATTATCCAAAACCAATTGGGAAAGCGTCTTTACGATTTGGAATGGGATAATGGCACTTCTTATTACTACACATTGGACGCTAACAAGGAGTGTAGGGTAATGCATTTTCCAGTGGGAATTCTTAGGCCTAATTGGCTACAAGGCGGAAATTATTTGGGACAGAGATATATGGATGGGTTTCTCTGCAATGTGTGGGAAAAAGTTGATTTCATTTGGTATTATGAGGATGTTGTTACTAAGAGACCTGTTTACTGGGCTTTCTTCACAG GTATGATTGCGCATGTAATGACTTTCGAAGTAGGAAAAGTGCTGGAGGATCCGAATTGGCAAGCCCCTGTTTACTGTTTCAAAGAGGCCAAGGAACAAGAGATCGATAGTTTTGTTAGTCATGATGTTTCAATGGGTAGACTCATGGGAGCAGCTATGGATGTTTCTTTGCTGCGCTAA
- the LOC138888622 gene encoding uncharacterized protein yields the protein MDVVEAPCLFNEAQQTLNRELTQHKVKVRELTEKRDTYKLLSKKLKAEVEAARKEHAEWVEQVNRVLVDSDDNLDTVANDPNMQVQKRLEHIGKLQAQVDTIKAEVEEWKKNMYLLASKKEDVQAQLASAEAQLRAAEGKTSTQDTTIEEIQLEIAEVKAEADKKVAQHKVDAEAAKDQAKYLVEHMKWQARREALEEVQAQGFDLMAEIENAKISEVEVRNLAYPEEEDSDGFEDSDELDGGEEPEGEDASLDEDQAP from the exons ATGGACGTGGTGGAAGCGCCATGCCTATTCAATGAAGCTCAACAGACATTGAATCGA GAGTTAACCCAACACAAGGTCAAGGTTCGGGAGCTTACTGAGAAGAGGGATACCTACAAGCTTCTTAGTAAGAAACTCAAGGCCGAGGTGGAAGCAGCTCGGAAGGAGCATGCTGAGTGGGTCGAGCAGGTAAATCGAGTACTTGTAGATAGTGACGACAATTTGGACACAGTGGCTAACGACCCCAACATGCAGGTCCAAAAGAGGCTCGAACATATTGGGAAGCTCCAGGCGCAGGTGGACACGATAAAAGCTGAGGTCGAGGAGTGGAAGAAAAATATGTACCTTTTAGCCTCGAAAAAGGAGGATGTCCAAGCACAACTGGCGTCGGCCGAGGCCCAGCTCCGAGCTGCAGAGGGAAAGACCTCAACCCAGGACACAACAATCGAAGAGATCCA GTTAGAGATTGCTGAGGTCAAGGCCGAAGCTGATAAGAAGGTGGCCCAGCATAAGGTCGATGCCGAGGCAGCAAAGGATCAAGCGAAATATTTGGTGGAGCACATGAAGTGGCAAGCCCGAAGGGAGGCCCTCGAAGAAGTTCAAGCTCAGGGCTTCGACCTGATGGCTGAGATCGAGAATGCCAAGATATCCGAGGTAGAGGTCAGGAATCTGGCTTATCCCGAGGAGGAGGATTCCGATGGTTTTGAAGACTCGGAtgagctcgatggtggtgaagaACCCGAGGGTGAAGATGCTTCCCTTGATGAGGACCAGGCCCCTTAG